The following are encoded together in the Scyliorhinus torazame isolate Kashiwa2021f chromosome 6, sScyTor2.1, whole genome shotgun sequence genome:
- the LOC140425157 gene encoding transmembrane protein 106B-like, giving the protein MGKNLSRLLVYKPMSESSKSSTSITDRDKLDISTNQDEDSCRNGDVSQFPYVEFTGRDSVTCPTCQGTGRIPRDQENQLVALIPYSDQRLRPRRTKLYVTSSVVLCLLLSGLAVFFLFPRSIDVSYVGVKSIYVSYDQVNRVVYLNITSILNITNNNFYSVNVANISAQVQFSKTVIGKSRISNITKIGPLDMKQIDYSVHTVIGDQMNYMYDYCTLTSIKVHNIVIMMQATVTTSYFGHTEQVSLERYQYVDCGRNTTYHYKRSEDLNLAQLHNSPFLSA; this is encoded by the exons ATAACTGACAGGGATAAACTGGATATTTCAACCAATCAGGATGAAGACTCTTGCAGAAATGGGGATGTGTCTCAGTTTCCGTATGTAGAGTTCACAGGCAGAGACAGTGTTACCTGTCCAACTTGTCAAGGAACAGGAAGAATTCCAAGAG ATCAAGAAAACCAACTTGTGGCCTTGATTCCTTATAGTGATCAGAGACTGAGACCAAGACGAAC GAAACTGTATGTGACATCATCAGTCGTTCTTTGTTTGCTGCTTTCTGGTTTAGCCGTATTTTTCCTCTTCCCACGATCTATTGATGTGAGTTACGTTGGTGTAAAGTCCATTTATGTCAGTTATGACCAAGTCAACCGGGTGGTTTACCTCAACATCACG AGCATTTTAAACATTACTAATAACAACTTCTATTCGGTGAATGTGGCAAACATTAGTGCTCAAGTGCAGTTTTCGAAAACGGTGATTGGGAAATCACGGATAAGCAATATTACAAAGATTGGGCCTCTCGACATGAAGCAG ATTGACTATTCTGTTCATACCGTAATTGGAGATCAAATGAACTACATGTA TGACTACTGCACACTGACATCAATCAAAGTACATAACATTGTGATTATGATGCA AGCAACTGTTACTACGTCCTACTTTGGACATACAGAACAGGTTTCACTTGAAAGATATCAGTATGTGGATTGTGGACGAAACACTACCTATCATTACAAAAGATCAGAAGATCTCAACCTTGCACAGCTACATAATTCACCTTTTCTGAGTGCTTAG